In Gemmatimonadaceae bacterium, one DNA window encodes the following:
- a CDS encoding Rossmann-like and DUF2520 domain-containing protein produces the protein MSERVFIVGAGRVGQGLARAFRSAGVEIVGVHGKRAAAGATSHGALPADIARANTVILAVRDDQIEAALDQVLGGAVYSSSEALTSGTVILHTSGTAEPAGFEVIDDRGLYGGTFHPLVPFLDPDRAPELLRGAWVGIDGHSDARSTSRRLAGHVGARTIDIPAGGKPTYHAAAVFSANFPIVLAAIAAELMESIGVGSKSAESAVHSLMTGALANAAGKSPEEALTGPVVRGDAVMVRKHLEALAGDDRALGVYRRLSLAALRMAKERGTDPVALAQIERALVPGRTVSR, from the coding sequence ATGAGCGAACGGGTATTCATCGTCGGCGCGGGCCGGGTCGGACAGGGACTCGCCCGCGCTTTTCGCAGCGCCGGCGTCGAGATCGTGGGCGTGCACGGCAAGCGCGCCGCGGCGGGCGCGACGTCGCACGGAGCGCTGCCCGCGGACATCGCGCGCGCGAACACCGTGATCCTCGCGGTGCGCGACGATCAGATCGAGGCCGCGCTGGACCAGGTGCTCGGTGGAGCGGTGTACAGCTCGTCGGAGGCGCTCACGAGCGGGACGGTGATCCTGCATACCAGCGGGACGGCGGAGCCGGCCGGCTTCGAAGTGATCGACGACCGCGGGCTGTACGGCGGGACGTTCCATCCGCTCGTGCCATTTCTCGATCCCGACCGCGCGCCCGAGCTGCTGCGCGGAGCGTGGGTGGGAATCGACGGGCACTCGGATGCGCGGTCCACGTCGCGGCGGCTCGCCGGGCACGTGGGCGCGCGCACGATCGACATTCCCGCTGGCGGCAAGCCGACCTACCACGCGGCCGCGGTATTTTCGGCGAACTTTCCGATCGTGCTCGCGGCGATTGCGGCGGAGCTGATGGAGAGCATCGGGGTCGGGTCGAAGAGCGCGGAGTCGGCGGTGCACTCGCTGATGACAGGGGCACTGGCGAATGCGGCGGGGAAGTCGCCGGAGGAGGCGCTGACGGGGCCGGTGGTCCGGGGGGACGCAGTGATGGTGCGGAAGCATCTCGAGGCGCTGGCGGGGGATGATCGCGCGCTCGGAGTTTACCGGCGGTTGTCTTTGGCGGCTTTGAGGATGGCGAAGGAGAGGGGGACGGATCCAGTCGCTTTGGCTCAGATCGAGAGGGCGCTGGTTCCGGGAAGGACAGTATCAAGGTAG
- a CDS encoding outer membrane lipoprotein carrier protein LolA — translation MLKSIAFSVALGAAAASGLPAQSLGDLVDRAAAEHAKMRTAKVQFTQVITNPLTGNRINARGQVLRKAPDLLAITFTDPAGDKIIADGSAVWVYLPSTTPGQVMKMRPGGSEAERLDPASQLLRSPRSRFNIADGGTATVGGRATIVVLLTPKGRETFTKAKVWIDTRNSLVRRFEVTEPSGLVRNVTLTSIQANVAVPASAFRFTPPRGVRVIDQGQLGRQ, via the coding sequence ATGCTCAAATCGATCGCTTTTTCCGTCGCCCTCGGTGCCGCCGCGGCCTCCGGCCTGCCAGCTCAATCGCTTGGCGATCTAGTGGATCGCGCGGCCGCGGAGCACGCCAAAATGCGCACCGCGAAGGTGCAATTCACCCAGGTCATCACCAACCCGCTGACCGGGAACCGGATCAACGCGCGCGGCCAGGTGCTGCGGAAGGCGCCGGATCTACTGGCGATCACCTTCACCGATCCAGCGGGCGACAAGATCATCGCCGACGGAAGCGCGGTGTGGGTGTACCTGCCGAGCACGACTCCCGGACAGGTGATGAAGATGAGGCCCGGTGGAAGCGAGGCCGAGCGGCTCGATCCCGCGTCGCAGCTGCTGCGGTCGCCGAGGTCGCGGTTCAATATCGCGGACGGCGGGACGGCGACGGTCGGCGGGCGGGCGACGATAGTGGTGCTGCTGACGCCGAAGGGCCGCGAGACTTTCACGAAGGCGAAGGTTTGGATAGATACGCGGAATTCGCTCGTGAGGAGATTCGAGGTGACGGAGCCGAGCGGGTTGGTGCGGAACGTGACGCTGACTTCGATTCAGGCGAATGTTGCGGTGCCGGCGTCGGCGTTCCGGTTCACGCCGCCGAGAGGGGTGAGGGTGATAGATCAGGGACAGCTCGGGCGACAGTAG
- the aroF gene encoding 3-deoxy-7-phosphoheptulonate synthase — MKHGATSAEIDRVVEIIEEMGYSARPMPGAQRTAVGIVGNDGRINSSRLEALAGVAQVIHVTQPYKQVSREWRPENTIVTIAPGVSFGGDTAPVVAGPCSVEGERQIIAAARAVRDAGASALRGGAYKPRSSPYSFQGLGKQGLELLAVAKRETGLAIVTEAMDDEGAHLVAEVADCIQIGARNMQNYSLLKTVGRIGKPVLLKRGMAATIHDLLLSAEYILAEGNTQVILCERGVRTFDTATRNMLDLTAIPTVHQLSHLPIVADPSHGTGRRDMVGPMARAALAAGADGLLLEVHPEPERALSDGAQSLYPEQFSALMEELRGVAAAIGREITQPAGTVRV, encoded by the coding sequence ATGAAGCACGGCGCTACGAGCGCCGAGATAGACAGGGTCGTCGAGATCATCGAGGAGATGGGATACTCGGCGCGCCCGATGCCGGGCGCGCAGCGGACCGCGGTGGGAATCGTCGGCAACGACGGGCGGATCAATTCGTCGCGGCTGGAGGCGCTCGCGGGCGTCGCGCAGGTCATTCACGTCACCCAGCCGTACAAGCAGGTGTCGCGCGAGTGGCGGCCGGAGAACACCATCGTGACGATCGCGCCCGGCGTCTCGTTCGGCGGTGATACGGCGCCGGTCGTGGCGGGGCCGTGCTCGGTCGAAGGCGAGCGGCAGATCATCGCCGCGGCGCGCGCGGTGCGCGACGCCGGCGCGAGCGCGTTGCGCGGGGGCGCGTACAAGCCGCGCAGCTCGCCGTACTCGTTCCAGGGGCTCGGCAAGCAGGGTCTCGAGCTGCTCGCCGTGGCGAAGCGGGAGACCGGGCTGGCGATCGTGACGGAGGCGATGGACGACGAGGGCGCGCACCTGGTGGCCGAGGTCGCCGACTGCATTCAGATCGGCGCGCGGAACATGCAGAACTATTCCCTGCTCAAGACCGTGGGGCGGATCGGCAAGCCGGTGCTGCTCAAGCGCGGCATGGCGGCGACCATCCACGACCTGCTGCTGAGCGCGGAGTACATCCTGGCCGAAGGAAACACGCAGGTGATCCTGTGCGAGCGCGGCGTTCGCACCTTCGACACGGCGACGCGCAACATGCTCGATCTCACCGCCATACCGACCGTGCATCAACTGTCGCACCTGCCGATCGTGGCAGACCCGAGCCACGGCACCGGGCGGCGCGACATGGTCGGGCCCATGGCGCGGGCCGCGCTCGCCGCGGGCGCGGACGGCTTGTTGCTCGAGGTGCATCCGGAGCCCGAGCGGGCGCTCTCGGACGGAGCGCAGTCGCTGTATCCCGAGCAGTTCTCCGCGCTGATGGAAGAGCTGCGCGGAGTGGCGGCCGCCATCGGCCGCGAGATAACCCAGCCCGCCGGAACGGTACGCGTCTAG